In a genomic window of Piliocolobus tephrosceles isolate RC106 chromosome 1, ASM277652v3, whole genome shotgun sequence:
- the CPLANE2 gene encoding ciliogenesis and planar polarity effector 2 isoform X1: MARPPVPGSVVVPNWHESAEGKEYLACILRKNRRRVFGLLERPVLPPPLSIDTASYKIFVSGKSGVGKTALVAKLAGLEVPVVHHETTGIQTTVVFWPAKLQANGRVIMFRFEFWDCGESALKKFDHMLPACMENTDAFLFLFSFTDRASFEDLPGQLARIAGEAPGVVRMVIGSKFDQYMHTDVPERDLTAFRQAWELPLLRVKSVPGRRLADGRTLDGRAGLADVAHVLNGLAEQLWHQDQVAAGLLPNPPESAPE, from the exons ATGGCCAGACCTCCCGTGCCCGGTTCGGTGGTTGTCCCAAACTGGCACGAAAGTGCCGAGGGCAAGGAGTACCTGGCTTGCATTCTGCGCAAGAACCGCCGGCGGGTGTTTG GGCTGCTTGAGCGGCCAGTGCTGCCGCCACCTTTGTCCATCGACACTGCCAGCTACAAGATCTTTGTGTCTGGGAAGAGTGGTGTGGGCAAGACGGCGCTGGTGGCCAAGCTGGCTGGTCTGGAGGTGCCTGTGGTGCACCACGAGACCACCG GCATCCAGACCACCGTGGTATTTTGGCCAGCCAAGCTGCAGGCCAACGGCCGTGTCATCATGTTTCGTTTTGAGTTCTGGGACTGTGGAGAGTCTGCACTCAAAAAGTTCGATCATATGCTCCCG GCTTGCATGGAGAACACCGatgccttcctcttcctcttctccttcactGACCGTGCCTCCTTTGAAGACCTCCCTGGACAGCTGGCCCGCATAGCAGGTGAGGCCCCTGGTGTCGTCAGGATGGTCATCGGCTCCAA ATTTGACCAGTACATGCACACAGATGTGCCTGAGCGGGACCTCACAGCCTTTCGGCAGGCCTGGGAGCTGCCCCTGCTACGGGTGAAGAGTGTGCCAGGGCGGCGACTGGCAGATGGGCGCACGCTGGATGGGCGGGCTGGGCTGGCTGACGTTGCCCACGTACTCAACGGCCTTGCTGAACAGCTGTGGCACCAGGACCAGGTGGCAGCTGGCCTGCTTCCGAACCCCCCAGAGAGTGCTCCTGAATGA
- the CPLANE2 gene encoding ciliogenesis and planar polarity effector 2 isoform X2, with protein MVQTWLISHPNRGLLERPVLPPPLSIDTASYKIFVSGKSGVGKTALVAKLAGLEVPVVHHETTGIQTTVVFWPAKLQANGRVIMFRFEFWDCGESALKKFDHMLPACMENTDAFLFLFSFTDRASFEDLPGQLARIAGEAPGVVRMVIGSKFDQYMHTDVPERDLTAFRQAWELPLLRVKSVPGRRLADGRTLDGRAGLADVAHVLNGLAEQLWHQDQVAAGLLPNPPESAPE; from the exons ATGGTACAGACTTGGCTAATATCACACCCTAATAGAG GGCTGCTTGAGCGGCCAGTGCTGCCGCCACCTTTGTCCATCGACACTGCCAGCTACAAGATCTTTGTGTCTGGGAAGAGTGGTGTGGGCAAGACGGCGCTGGTGGCCAAGCTGGCTGGTCTGGAGGTGCCTGTGGTGCACCACGAGACCACCG GCATCCAGACCACCGTGGTATTTTGGCCAGCCAAGCTGCAGGCCAACGGCCGTGTCATCATGTTTCGTTTTGAGTTCTGGGACTGTGGAGAGTCTGCACTCAAAAAGTTCGATCATATGCTCCCG GCTTGCATGGAGAACACCGatgccttcctcttcctcttctccttcactGACCGTGCCTCCTTTGAAGACCTCCCTGGACAGCTGGCCCGCATAGCAGGTGAGGCCCCTGGTGTCGTCAGGATGGTCATCGGCTCCAA ATTTGACCAGTACATGCACACAGATGTGCCTGAGCGGGACCTCACAGCCTTTCGGCAGGCCTGGGAGCTGCCCCTGCTACGGGTGAAGAGTGTGCCAGGGCGGCGACTGGCAGATGGGCGCACGCTGGATGGGCGGGCTGGGCTGGCTGACGTTGCCCACGTACTCAACGGCCTTGCTGAACAGCTGTGGCACCAGGACCAGGTGGCAGCTGGCCTGCTTCCGAACCCCCCAGAGAGTGCTCCTGAATGA